In a single window of the Mucilaginibacter defluvii genome:
- a CDS encoding nuclear transport factor 2 family protein — translation MTPEQFEQLENIHVAAWNEKDDIKRYELLRSIYADGIQMYDKDNTFDGLRSVSDFIGKLITEDPLYRFTAVKTIEPLQNSARLFGQINTSGPMLNSMDFFLLEGDKVKQLYAFLEPAKA, via the coding sequence ATGACCCCTGAGCAGTTCGAACAACTTGAAAATATCCATGTCGCGGCTTGGAACGAGAAAGATGATATTAAACGCTACGAATTGTTGAGAAGCATCTATGCCGATGGTATCCAAATGTATGATAAGGATAATACTTTTGACGGCCTGAGATCTGTTTCTGATTTTATAGGCAAACTTATTACCGAAGATCCTCTTTATCGTTTCACTGCTGTTAAAACTATTGAGCCACTACAAAACAGTGCAAGGCTCTTCGGCCAGATCAACACCAGCGGCCCTATGCTTAACAGCATGGATTTCTTTCTGCTTGAAGGTGACAAAGTAAAACAGCTTTACGCCTTCCTGGAACCCGCGAAAGCGTAA
- a CDS encoding LysR substrate-binding domain-containing protein, with protein MTEAKASILNADKVAGILRIGCIETTMALKAPEILTQFEEKYPGVELEFKSAMRAALIDDVLNYDLDAAYVSAPVNISGLDQIAVKQEELVILSASRGPELKDLLAGQPVKIVVFAEGCVFRARLEAWLSSKGIVHYKSTVLNSIEGIINFVEAGLGITVLPEEIVSTYYPGRKIRMQSLNKQLGIMNTVLIYRKDDKPSRALEAFLGLHPNIQKSTGNSKMDSLGY; from the coding sequence GTGACTGAGGCAAAAGCGAGCATCCTGAATGCTGACAAAGTTGCCGGCATATTGAGGATCGGTTGTATTGAAACTACCATGGCGCTTAAAGCCCCTGAAATTCTTACGCAGTTCGAGGAAAAATATCCGGGTGTCGAACTGGAATTTAAATCAGCGATGAGAGCTGCACTGATCGATGACGTACTCAACTACGATCTTGACGCCGCTTATGTCTCTGCCCCGGTCAATATCAGCGGACTTGATCAGATCGCCGTAAAACAGGAAGAACTGGTGATTTTGAGCGCTTCCCGGGGACCTGAGCTAAAGGATCTGCTTGCCGGGCAGCCCGTAAAGATCGTGGTCTTCGCTGAAGGTTGTGTCTTCAGGGCAAGGCTGGAAGCCTGGTTAAGTTCTAAAGGTATCGTCCATTATAAAAGTACCGTTTTGAACTCCATCGAAGGAATCATCAACTTTGTTGAAGCGGGACTCGGGATCACTGTTTTACCGGAAGAGATAGTGTCGACATATTATCCCGGCCGAAAGATCAGGATGCAGTCTTTGAACAAGCAGTTAGGTATCATGAATACCGTTTTAATATACCGAAAAGATGATAAGCCTTCACGGGCACTTGAGGCTTTTCTGGGTTTACATCCGAATATTCAGAAAAGTACCGGAAATTCAAAAATGGACAGCCTTGGTTATTAA
- a CDS encoding Crp/Fnr family transcriptional regulator: MYNAFFDYLKKYSATPLSGEDKAMIRRNFTPFKLKRKEYFLQAGDICMDYGFVVNGAMRMYSVDDKGQEHIIRLGLEDWWMGDRESFFNRIPSRYNIDALEPCELLVLKREGDAELMEKVPAYTEMKLKLDQAAEIAHNRRLTSALSDTAGKRYADLIERYPAFAERFPQHIIASYLGVNKDTLSRVKRKLKLK; encoded by the coding sequence ATGTATAACGCTTTCTTTGATTATTTAAAAAAATACAGTGCCACACCTCTTTCAGGTGAGGATAAAGCGATGATCAGAAGAAATTTTACGCCGTTCAAACTGAAGCGGAAAGAATACTTTTTACAGGCCGGCGATATCTGTATGGATTACGGTTTTGTAGTCAATGGGGCCATGCGGATGTATTCTGTGGATGATAAGGGACAAGAACATATTATCCGGCTGGGTCTCGAAGACTGGTGGATGGGCGACCGGGAAAGTTTTTTTAACCGTATCCCCAGCCGCTACAATATTGATGCGCTCGAACCCTGCGAACTGCTGGTCCTAAAAAGAGAAGGGGATGCTGAACTTATGGAAAAAGTTCCCGCATATACGGAAATGAAATTGAAGCTTGATCAGGCGGCCGAAATTGCTCATAACCGACGCCTTACTTCGGCGCTGTCAGACACTGCCGGCAAGCGTTATGCCGACCTTATCGAACGTTACCCGGCTTTTGCGGAGCGTTTTCCGCAACATATTATTGCTTCCTATCTGGGTGTCAATAAGGATACTTTAAGTCGCGTCAAGCGAAAGCTAAAGCTGAAATAA
- a CDS encoding sensor histidine kinase has product MLSYLVTPEQTLKNFAGKDGLVFGMLNFVIEAVITHYMLIFVVILPAMHGQRRRKSALIITVLLFVIKFSVNYGTYLYQSGRGNLAASKLSGVSLGWILLLSYVFTLVSSLSVALLVEWVNKSKERIMLQKQKSEAELIALKHQINPHFLFNSLSFIYGKVIKTDKETADSVLMLANIMRYALGTSESIDGKVNIMDELEHLKNVIEINQRRYNHGLNIRYEEQIDDQSISILPLILITLVENAFKHGDLHDPDRPLVIRISTAVNELEFYISNKKGKGIKELSNGVGLQNIRQQLNLTYGMRSSFIIKDDSDNFSISLNINSAL; this is encoded by the coding sequence ATGCTGTCGTATTTAGTTACGCCTGAGCAGACCCTTAAGAATTTCGCTGGTAAGGATGGCCTTGTCTTTGGTATGCTGAATTTTGTTATCGAGGCGGTGATCACGCATTATATGCTGATTTTTGTGGTTATCCTGCCCGCCATGCATGGCCAGCGCCGTCGCAAAAGTGCTTTGATCATTACCGTGCTCTTATTCGTCATCAAGTTTTCGGTCAACTATGGTACTTACCTGTATCAAAGTGGCCGCGGGAACTTGGCTGCTTCCAAACTGTCCGGCGTTTCGCTGGGCTGGATCCTGCTGCTCTCCTACGTTTTCACGTTGGTGAGCAGCCTATCGGTTGCCTTACTGGTCGAATGGGTGAATAAAAGCAAAGAACGAATTATGCTGCAAAAGCAAAAGAGCGAAGCGGAACTGATCGCCCTAAAGCATCAGATCAATCCTCACTTTTTGTTCAACTCGCTAAGTTTCATTTATGGCAAGGTGATCAAAACGGATAAAGAGACTGCTGATTCCGTTTTAATGTTAGCTAATATCATGCGCTACGCCCTGGGTACGAGTGAAAGTATAGACGGGAAAGTAAATATTATGGACGAGCTCGAACATCTGAAGAACGTGATCGAGATCAATCAGCGCCGCTACAACCATGGCTTGAACATTCGGTATGAGGAACAAATCGATGACCAGTCGATTAGTATTCTGCCTTTGATCCTTATCACGTTGGTTGAAAATGCATTCAAACATGGTGATCTGCACGATCCGGATCGACCATTGGTGATCCGGATAAGTACCGCCGTGAATGAACTTGAATTTTACATATCGAATAAAAAAGGAAAAGGCATTAAAGAACTTTCCAATGGCGTTGGGCTGCAGAATATTCGCCAGCAGCTGAATCTGACATATGGCATGCGTTCCTCCTTTATTATTAAAGACGACAGTGATAATTTCAGCATAAGCTTAAACATAAATTCTGCGCTATGA
- a CDS encoding DUF1471 domain-containing protein — MKNVRSICLLMVLFSGFITSCSSPKYFGKTYSPTQNVDVYLDKADVKKNHTTIGTTSIGKGFGSLESAQQKVIELGKAKGADGVIMTLTEEVVSTQQTGTGVITQSKKKNVTGTTSSSTVDIKQKKITATFIKYE; from the coding sequence ATGAAAAATGTAAGGTCGATTTGCCTGTTAATGGTTTTATTTTCAGGTTTTATAACATCATGTTCCTCACCAAAGTATTTTGGCAAAACCTATTCTCCAACACAAAATGTAGATGTATATCTGGATAAAGCAGACGTAAAAAAGAATCACACCACCATTGGTACCACCAGCATCGGCAAAGGCTTTGGCTCACTGGAATCTGCTCAGCAAAAAGTGATAGAATTGGGTAAGGCTAAGGGTGCCGATGGCGTCATTATGACCCTTACAGAAGAAGTTGTAAGCACTCAACAAACCGGAACAGGCGTCATCACACAATCGAAAAAGAAAAATGTTACCGGTACAACCAGTTCTTCTACAGTTGATATAAAACAAAAAAAAATTACAGCAACATTCATTAAATACGAATAA
- a CDS encoding alginate export family protein produces the protein MKLKTLLIILLLSIVKPTLAQNFKLLRFDEDYSGMKDSAKTFYNKLKYVPLSNNGKAYVSFGGEIRAEVDRALHEDWGARGLGSDVFLLQRYQLHADLHLSDRVRIFGQLRSGLENGRKTGPRPIDEDQLNVQNLFIDLIPYQKLDKTLTIRLGRQELQYGSGRLIDVREGPNLRWYFDGAKVAYSSPKWNMDAFAVVNGGVKTAVFDNPINRRSSLWGVYSARAVTRMFNFDIYYLGIDRAESRFDEGTAHETRHTLGTRVWATGKTLLYNFEIGYQLGKFGTSDIRAWGGSMDIGYRLAELNGAPIIKLRSDFISGDDTKGDGKLGSFNALYANGGYFGMNPQAGPANLLSLHPNVTWNPGKKVLLSLETVCYWRQSLQDGIYRPDGSLSLASSNSKSRYIGTAYVSTVSWQISRFLTYNAGVQYFKTGNFINDVIRQHKDGFFISSLIAFKF, from the coding sequence ATGAAACTTAAAACACTACTTATAATTCTTCTGCTATCGATCGTAAAACCGACCCTCGCACAAAACTTTAAGCTGCTCCGCTTCGACGAAGACTATTCAGGCATGAAAGACAGTGCCAAAACATTTTACAACAAACTAAAATACGTGCCGTTGTCAAACAACGGTAAAGCCTATGTTTCTTTTGGCGGTGAAATCCGTGCCGAAGTTGATAGGGCATTACACGAAGATTGGGGCGCCAGAGGCCTCGGCAGTGACGTTTTTCTGCTACAGCGATATCAGTTGCACGCCGACCTCCATTTAAGCGACAGGGTCAGGATCTTTGGCCAACTGCGAAGCGGACTCGAAAATGGGCGAAAGACCGGTCCGCGCCCTATAGACGAGGACCAGTTGAACGTCCAGAATCTATTTATCGACCTCATCCCTTATCAAAAGTTAGATAAAACGTTAACCATTCGTTTAGGCAGGCAGGAACTGCAATATGGCAGCGGACGACTGATCGATGTTCGCGAGGGACCTAACCTTCGCTGGTATTTCGACGGAGCAAAGGTCGCTTATTCATCCCCAAAATGGAATATGGATGCCTTTGCAGTGGTGAATGGCGGTGTTAAGACAGCTGTATTTGATAATCCTATTAACAGGAGGTCGAGTCTGTGGGGCGTTTATAGCGCACGCGCGGTGACCAGGATGTTCAATTTTGACATCTATTATCTGGGCATAGACCGCGCCGAATCCCGCTTTGATGAAGGAACTGCACATGAAACCCGTCATACGCTTGGTACCCGCGTATGGGCAACCGGCAAAACCTTGCTTTATAATTTCGAAATTGGTTATCAGCTTGGCAAGTTCGGCACTTCTGATATTCGCGCATGGGGCGGATCGATGGACATTGGGTACCGCTTGGCTGAGTTGAACGGCGCTCCGATAATAAAGCTACGAAGCGATTTCATTTCAGGTGATGACACCAAAGGCGATGGCAAACTCGGCTCCTTCAACGCCTTGTATGCGAACGGCGGTTATTTTGGTATGAACCCGCAGGCAGGTCCGGCTAATCTCCTTTCTCTTCACCCCAATGTCACCTGGAATCCGGGCAAAAAAGTATTGCTTTCTTTAGAAACGGTTTGCTACTGGCGACAGTCACTTCAGGACGGGATCTACCGTCCGGACGGTTCACTTAGTCTGGCTTCCTCAAATTCGAAGAGCCGTTATATAGGCACGGCCTATGTATCGACTGTATCCTGGCAGATTAGCAGATTCCTGACCTATAATGCAGGCGTGCAGTATTTCAAGACCGGGAATTTCATCAACGATGTGATCCGGCAGCACAAGGATGGTTTCTTTATCAGTTCATTAATAGCATTTAAATTCTAA
- a CDS encoding hydrolase, protein MSDIQKKGLEALLRPEDSIVVLIDHQPFQFSNLNSHEPAMVVNAVTGLAKAAKAFNVPTILTTVVEERGGFLIKQIQDVFPEQKPINRTWINTWQDKNVTDIVEKSGRKQLIIAGLWTEVCVAMPAIQAAAEGYDVFVVTDACGAVSKEAHDMAIRRMVQHGITPINWIAVTSEWQRDWARVDTAALLVPLMIDHTGATGVAYAWEQQLLNTPVPAQ, encoded by the coding sequence ATGTCAGACATCCAAAAAAAAGGCCTTGAGGCCCTGTTACGTCCGGAAGACAGCATCGTCGTTCTGATCGACCATCAGCCCTTTCAGTTCTCTAATCTGAACAGCCACGAACCTGCTATGGTCGTTAATGCGGTGACCGGACTGGCCAAGGCGGCGAAGGCTTTTAATGTCCCTACCATTCTGACCACAGTTGTTGAAGAACGCGGCGGTTTCCTCATTAAGCAGATCCAGGATGTTTTCCCGGAACAAAAGCCGATCAACCGTACATGGATTAATACCTGGCAGGATAAAAACGTCACCGATATAGTAGAAAAAAGCGGCCGCAAACAGTTGATCATAGCAGGGTTATGGACCGAAGTATGTGTAGCAATGCCTGCGATCCAAGCTGCAGCAGAAGGCTATGATGTTTTTGTTGTCACAGATGCATGCGGCGCAGTTTCGAAAGAGGCGCACGATATGGCCATCAGACGTATGGTCCAGCACGGCATCACACCCATCAACTGGATAGCCGTGACCTCGGAATGGCAGCGTGACTGGGCGCGTGTGGATACAGCAGCGCTGCTCGTGCCACTTATGATCGATCATACCGGCGCAACAGGTGTGGCGTATGCCTGGGAGCAGCAATTGTTGAATACACCGGTACCTGCACAGTAA
- a CDS encoding pirin family protein encodes MLDIVIASRQAEIIPGFVVKRLLPYQLRRMVGPFIFMDHGGPVAIPNAVHSNLDVLPHPHIGLSTVSYLFSGEIMHRDSLGVEQAIKPGEVNWMTAGKGIAHSERFEDPAIRAGGSLEMIQTWVALPEKDEEADPAFYNYKPEQLPIFTDAGIWMRLIAGEAFGLKSAVKTSSPLFYMHVALKAGARFGIPTGYAERGVYIVHGSVLVNGKAYLAGQLLVFSKGVDPVIIAAEQCTLMMLGGENLGQRYIWWNFVSSSRERIEQAKEDWIQGRIKLPPTDNSEYIPLPEDRSKPSGGPAPNTLS; translated from the coding sequence ATGCTGGATATTGTCATCGCCTCACGCCAGGCAGAAATCATTCCCGGTTTTGTCGTAAAACGTCTTCTGCCTTATCAGCTTCGCCGTATGGTGGGCCCGTTTATTTTTATGGACCACGGCGGACCGGTTGCTATTCCAAATGCTGTTCATAGCAATCTGGATGTGTTGCCTCATCCGCATATTGGTTTGTCAACAGTCAGTTACCTGTTCAGCGGTGAGATCATGCACCGGGACTCCCTGGGCGTTGAACAGGCTATTAAGCCAGGCGAAGTGAACTGGATGACAGCGGGAAAAGGCATCGCCCACAGTGAGCGTTTTGAAGATCCCGCGATACGAGCCGGTGGCAGCTTGGAAATGATACAAACCTGGGTGGCTTTGCCCGAAAAAGATGAAGAAGCGGATCCCGCCTTCTATAATTATAAACCGGAGCAGTTACCAATATTTACGGACGCCGGGATATGGATGCGCCTGATCGCTGGTGAGGCATTCGGACTGAAAAGCGCTGTAAAAACCAGTTCGCCGCTATTTTACATGCATGTCGCTCTTAAAGCCGGCGCAAGGTTTGGAATACCCACCGGGTATGCGGAAAGAGGCGTTTACATTGTTCATGGAAGTGTCCTTGTAAATGGTAAGGCTTACCTGGCAGGTCAGCTCCTGGTGTTCAGCAAGGGCGTTGACCCCGTCATTATTGCCGCTGAGCAATGCACGTTAATGATGCTGGGCGGCGAAAATCTGGGCCAGCGTTACATCTGGTGGAACTTTGTTTCCAGCAGCAGGGAAAGGATCGAACAAGCAAAAGAAGATTGGATACAGGGGAGGATCAAGCTTCCACCTACAGACAACAGCGAATATATACCCTTGCCCGAGGATCGCTCAAAGCCGTCCGGCGGGCCGGCACCAAACACGTTGTCATAG
- a CDS encoding alpha/beta hydrolase yields MGNLKIFYREAGDPQSPTILLLHEYPTSSHMIRNLIPILKEKYHVIAPDLPGFGFSDAPEHTHFKYTFDNLAGTMQKFIDLLKMKRFAVYIFDYGSPVGLRLAMANPEKVTGIISQNGNAYEEGLSKEWGPIQKYWRDSSQANRVALNDFVSEKATWFQYHQGVKDTSLISPEAYTLDQHFLDRKGNIEIQLDLVRDYRTNVALYPKFHAYFRKYQPKTLLVWGKNDPFFLPAGATAYLKDLPKAKLKFYDTGHFALETHVKEIGAEILKFLGTLPL; encoded by the coding sequence GTGGGCAATCTTAAAATATTTTATCGGGAAGCAGGTGATCCGCAATCGCCAACGATCCTGCTCCTGCACGAGTATCCTACCTCATCGCACATGATCCGCAATCTGATACCAATTTTAAAGGAAAAGTACCATGTGATTGCGCCCGATCTCCCCGGTTTCGGCTTTTCCGATGCGCCGGAACATACCCATTTCAAATACACCTTCGATAACCTGGCCGGCACAATGCAAAAATTTATCGACCTATTGAAGATGAAGCGCTTCGCGGTCTATATATTCGACTATGGATCACCTGTGGGTCTACGGCTCGCTATGGCTAACCCGGAAAAAGTGACCGGTATCATCTCGCAGAACGGCAATGCCTATGAAGAAGGGTTAAGCAAAGAATGGGGCCCTATACAAAAATATTGGCGCGATTCTTCTCAGGCGAACCGTGTCGCTTTAAATGATTTTGTATCTGAAAAGGCTACCTGGTTTCAGTATCACCAAGGCGTCAAAGATACTTCGCTTATTTCACCTGAAGCTTATACACTAGATCAGCATTTTTTAGACCGCAAAGGCAATATCGAGATCCAGCTGGACCTGGTGAGAGATTATCGCACCAATGTTGCGCTTTACCCTAAGTTCCATGCCTATTTCAGGAAATATCAGCCAAAAACTTTACTGGTCTGGGGGAAGAACGATCCATTCTTTTTACCTGCCGGCGCAACGGCTTATCTTAAAGACCTGCCGAAAGCAAAACTGAAATTTTATGATACCGGGCATTTTGCCCTGGAGACGCATGTCAAAGAGATAGGGGCGGAGATACTTAAATTTTTAGGAACATTGCCGCTTTAA
- a CDS encoding OsmC family protein, with amino-acid sequence MKYILEHPVTGRIGTEKFQTTIHWRNGILITDEPEKIGGQDLGPDPFTLLLTSLVACTLATLKMYIDHKGLNIPEIRVEANMFQKIGNEGASMQIDRLIIIPGLANTELQERLIRIAESCPISKILKANVSIASEFSGIASR; translated from the coding sequence ATGAAATACATACTGGAACATCCTGTTACGGGGCGCATTGGGACAGAGAAATTCCAGACCACAATTCACTGGCGGAATGGCATACTGATAACTGACGAACCTGAAAAAATCGGAGGGCAGGACCTCGGTCCGGATCCGTTTACCCTATTGCTGACCTCATTGGTCGCATGTACACTGGCGACTTTAAAGATGTACATCGATCACAAAGGACTGAACATTCCTGAAATACGCGTAGAGGCGAACATGTTTCAAAAGATCGGTAATGAAGGTGCATCCATGCAGATCGACCGATTGATCATCATTCCTGGCCTTGCAAACACAGAACTGCAGGAGCGGCTGATCCGAATAGCAGAAAGCTGCCCGATTTCAAAGATACTCAAAGCAAACGTAAGCATCGCTTCTGAGTTCAGTGGAATTGCCAGCCGATAA
- a CDS encoding GNAT family N-acetyltransferase has translation MSLAMTGGRLAVFHTEVFPEFEGKGFAKLLLNELVRYAIEKNVKIVPLCPYVNAQFRRHPSEYESVWSKD, from the coding sequence ATGAGCCTCGCCATGACCGGCGGCAGACTTGCCGTTTTTCATACGGAGGTCTTTCCTGAGTTTGAAGGGAAAGGTTTCGCAAAATTATTGTTAAACGAACTGGTACGTTATGCAATTGAAAAGAACGTAAAGATCGTTCCGCTTTGCCCATACGTAAACGCCCAATTCCGGCGTCACCCATCCGAATACGAAAGTGTTTGGAGCAAAGACTGA
- a CDS encoding LLM class flavin-dependent oxidoreductase, which translates to MEIGIDSFASARYGNNELSNVAAMEQLLDRIVAADQAGLDVFGIGEHHKREYLDSVPAIILAAAAARTKRIRLMSAVTVLSTSDPVRVFQQFATLDIISKGRAEIIAGRGSATEAFPLFGYDLNDYDALFKEKLNLLIQIRDEEFVTWSGKFRPALHNQPVYPRPVQQKLPVWVGAGGTPQSFVRAGMLGLPLMVAVIGGETERFRPLVDLYRKSGAEAGFKPEELKVGLHSPGYVGDTDESAYAEYGPGYIENWTKAGKERGWPPVTKAQLDAGVSPRGVLVVGGPETVAEKLKRHSEALGGVDVFTFQMDIAGLSHQQLLRSIELIGSKVKPLIQKENLSHQSSESTQI; encoded by the coding sequence ATGGAAATAGGTATAGACAGTTTTGCCTCTGCAAGGTACGGCAATAACGAATTAAGCAATGTTGCGGCAATGGAACAATTACTGGATCGCATCGTTGCTGCGGATCAGGCAGGACTTGATGTTTTCGGTATCGGTGAACATCACAAAAGAGAATATCTGGATTCAGTACCGGCAATAATACTTGCTGCCGCGGCAGCAAGGACCAAAAGGATCCGCTTAATGAGCGCGGTAACCGTATTGAGTACATCAGATCCCGTTCGTGTATTTCAACAGTTCGCCACTCTTGATATCATTTCAAAGGGGCGGGCAGAGATCATCGCCGGCCGTGGCTCCGCCACAGAGGCATTCCCGTTGTTCGGTTATGACCTGAATGATTATGATGCTCTTTTCAAAGAAAAACTGAATTTACTGATCCAGATCCGGGATGAGGAGTTTGTTACATGGTCTGGAAAATTCAGGCCTGCTTTGCATAACCAGCCGGTCTACCCGCGCCCGGTACAGCAGAAATTGCCTGTTTGGGTTGGCGCCGGCGGAACACCCCAGTCATTCGTACGGGCCGGAATGTTAGGGCTTCCGTTAATGGTGGCGGTTATCGGCGGTGAAACCGAGCGTTTCCGGCCGCTGGTCGATCTGTATCGAAAGTCAGGCGCAGAGGCCGGATTCAAGCCGGAGGAATTGAAAGTCGGATTGCACTCACCCGGTTATGTGGGTGACACAGATGAGTCCGCTTATGCCGAATACGGTCCCGGTTATATCGAGAACTGGACTAAAGCCGGTAAAGAACGGGGTTGGCCACCTGTAACGAAAGCGCAATTAGATGCAGGCGTTTCACCGAGAGGTGTTTTAGTTGTAGGTGGTCCGGAAACAGTAGCGGAAAAACTAAAGAGGCATAGCGAAGCACTTGGCGGTGTTGACGTATTCACATTCCAGATGGATATTGCCGGCCTTAGCCATCAGCAGTTATTACGGTCTATTGAATTGATCGGGAGCAAGGTTAAACCGCTTATTCAAAAAGAAAACCTATCTCACCAATCATCCGAATCCACACAAATTTAA
- a CDS encoding pirin family protein has translation MKKRSSFSTQGQRADIGYLEISRVLPNRYADAVGPFVFLDHILPRVQTKINKEGTGAHPHRGIATLSYILNGEDEHFDSAGNYAKVHSGGVQWMNAGNGIIHDETLNYDSKTDSKLVHGFQFWINLPSSIKAEKPEYLAIEGKDVPQKELSEGKGWIKVIVGKYEELSSPIPNYSEQFLYHIHLVGDAVLKLDFADKMEVAAYLPELPGVINDEIFNVGDFIEFDRNEGTIEIRNKCQKECDYLIFGGEAYQEPIFADGPFVMNSKLDTAIAYRDFYNGEYGKINYDKQRSKCQ, from the coding sequence ATGAAAAAGAGAAGTAGTTTTTCAACCCAGGGACAAAGAGCAGATATAGGCTACCTGGAAATATCGCGTGTGCTGCCCAACAGATATGCTGATGCCGTAGGACCATTCGTGTTTTTAGATCATATTCTGCCTAGGGTTCAGACAAAAATCAATAAAGAAGGAACGGGCGCGCATCCTCACCGGGGGATTGCCACGCTGAGTTACATATTGAATGGCGAAGATGAACATTTCGACAGTGCAGGGAACTATGCCAAGGTACATTCTGGCGGGGTACAATGGATGAATGCCGGTAATGGTATCATTCATGATGAAACACTGAATTACGATTCGAAAACAGATTCGAAACTCGTTCATGGATTCCAGTTCTGGATCAATTTACCATCCTCTATCAAAGCGGAAAAGCCTGAATATTTAGCCATTGAAGGTAAGGACGTGCCTCAAAAAGAACTTTCGGAAGGAAAAGGCTGGATCAAAGTGATCGTGGGAAAATACGAAGAGCTCAGCTCGCCAATCCCAAATTACTCAGAACAATTCTTATATCATATACACTTGGTCGGAGACGCTGTCCTTAAATTGGACTTCGCGGACAAAATGGAGGTAGCGGCTTACCTGCCGGAACTCCCAGGCGTTATAAACGATGAAATTTTCAATGTCGGCGACTTTATCGAGTTTGACAGGAACGAAGGCACCATCGAAATCAGGAACAAATGTCAGAAGGAATGCGATTACCTGATCTTTGGCGGAGAAGCCTATCAGGAACCCATCTTCGCCGATGGCCCCTTCGTGATGAACTCGAAACTTGACACAGCTATTGCTTACCGCGATTTCTATAATGGGGAATACGGTAAGATCAATTACGACAAACAGCGATCAAAATGCCAATAG
- a CDS encoding LytTR family DNA-binding domain-containing protein: MIDCVIVDDEQHAIDLLTQHISQVHFLRLVGTATNPVKGVVMITDLKPGLVFLDVQMPQLTGIEILRLISKDSHIIMTTAYKEYALDGFEHAVVDYLLKPVQFLRFLKAVNRLWTVHNNARMISEQDHYVFVKTEQKGKLLKIDSRRITYIEGLSNYAVIHLDDRKKITTYLKLKELTESLSSRGFVRIHKSYIISLSHLTAIEGNMVRIVNEDQGISIGEAYRKDFFEYINSKMLTPPPDGRVN; the protein is encoded by the coding sequence ATGATAGATTGTGTAATAGTAGATGACGAGCAGCATGCAATAGACCTGCTCACCCAGCACATCAGTCAGGTGCATTTTCTGCGTCTTGTGGGAACTGCTACGAATCCGGTCAAAGGAGTGGTCATGATTACAGACCTGAAGCCGGGCCTGGTATTTCTTGACGTACAGATGCCGCAGCTGACCGGCATAGAAATTTTGAGGCTGATCAGCAAAGACAGTCATATCATTATGACTACTGCTTACAAGGAATATGCTCTGGACGGATTTGAGCACGCCGTTGTTGATTATCTGTTGAAACCGGTTCAGTTCCTCCGCTTCCTAAAGGCGGTTAATCGTTTATGGACCGTCCACAACAATGCGCGGATGATTTCTGAACAGGATCACTATGTTTTCGTCAAAACCGAACAGAAAGGCAAGCTGCTAAAGATCGACTCACGCAGGATCACATATATCGAAGGGCTGAGCAACTATGCGGTCATTCATCTTGATGACCGTAAAAAGATCACCACTTATCTCAAATTAAAGGAATTGACTGAAAGTTTATCCTCACGGGGCTTCGTTAGAATCCATAAGTCCTACATTATATCTTTAAGCCACCTGACGGCCATAGAAGGTAACATGGTGAGAATAGTGAACGAAGACCAGGGGATCTCTATTGGGGAAGCTTACCGAAAGGATTTTTTTGAATACATCAACAGCAAAATGCTGACGCCACCGCCTGACGGTCGGGTTAATTAA